Genomic segment of Deinococcus roseus:
CCTGCGTGAAATCCAGGCCGGCTCGAGGTTTTTGGTCCAGACTGTACAGTATTCGAAGCTTCGAGCTTGCACACAATGTTCTGTCGACTGAATCTGGGACTGACTTTTCCTCGTCCAGGAGGCAAGTATGTTCATTCTCGGTATTGATGTCGGCAAATCCCATCTCCACTGCAGGCTGCTCAAATCCACTGAACAGGGAACCCAGAAGCAGAGCACCACTAAACTTGGGAACATCCAGATCTTCCAGAATACTGAAGAGGGGCGACTGCGTCTCACACAGTGGTTAGAAGGTTATCAGGCTCTGGGAAATACGACCCATGCCGTGATGGAAGCCACGGGTGTCTACTCACAGCAGATTGCCCATACTCTCCATTCCTTGAGTTGCAAGGTCAGTGTGGTCAATGCGGCAAAAATCAAGTTCTTTGCGATGAGTAATCTCAGACGAGGAAAAACCGATTCCATGGATGCCGAACTCATTGCTCAGTATGGATTGACCATGAAACCTGCTCCCTGGACACCAACGCGTCTGGAACTTGAGCACCTCAGGGCCCTGCTCAGCGAGCGAGAAGGCATTATTGGGTTGATCACCATGGAAAAGGGCCGTCACCATGCTTTTGCCCATCATCAGCAGCCCTGCAAAAAGGCACTGGAGCGGTGTGAAACCCGGC
This window contains:
- a CDS encoding IS110 family transposase is translated as MFILGIDVGKSHLHCRLLKSTEQGTQKQSTTKLGNIQIFQNTEEGRLRLTQWLEGYQALGNTTHAVMEATGVYSQQIAHTLHSLSCKVSVVNAAKIKFFAMSNLRRGKTDSMDAELIAQYGLTMKPAPWTPTRLELEHLRALLSEREGIIGLITMEKGRHHAFAHHQQPCKKALERCETRQKLLKEQLDSVELDIKDIIKADPILKGQVGLLTSVPGVGRLTAATLLAETHHLEDLQNAGQWASFAGLSPVPRQSGQMMGRSSISKVGNPRIRKILYMSAVTVTRMDNEQGEFYRRLVGSGKPKKVALIALARKILRVCFAVLRSGEPYTKGHRSQLALPA